From a region of the Bacteroidia bacterium genome:
- a CDS encoding MBL fold metallo-hydrolase, which produces MKVTFLGTGTSQGVPVIACQCAVCLSEDPRDKRLRSSIMVETNGKRFIIDTGPDFRQQMLRFNPFGDVDAFIYTHEHKDHIAGMDDVRAYNFIFGKHVEMYASLRVWDAFRREFPYVFEKVKYPGVPLINEHHIGNEVFEIEGVAIQPIEVIHYKLPVMGFRIGDFVYITDANWISEEEKQKIKGCKVLVLNALRHESHVSHFTFQEAKDLVAELKPERAYFTHISHQLGLQEEIEQGLSADIRLAYDGLSIEI; this is translated from the coding sequence ATTAAAGTAACATTTTTAGGCACAGGTACCTCTCAAGGTGTACCCGTAATTGCTTGCCAATGTGCAGTTTGCCTTTCGGAAGACCCAAGAGATAAGCGCTTGAGGAGTTCGATTATGGTAGAGACAAATGGAAAAAGGTTTATAATTGATACGGGTCCGGATTTCAGGCAACAGATGCTAAGATTTAATCCATTTGGTGATGTGGATGCTTTTATATACACCCATGAGCACAAGGATCACATTGCGGGCATGGATGATGTAAGAGCGTATAATTTCATTTTTGGAAAGCATGTAGAAATGTATGCCAGTTTACGGGTTTGGGATGCCTTCAGAAGGGAGTTTCCTTACGTTTTTGAGAAGGTAAAATACCCGGGAGTGCCATTAATAAATGAGCACCATATTGGTAATGAGGTATTTGAAATAGAAGGAGTTGCTATTCAACCCATTGAGGTTATTCATTATAAATTACCGGTTATGGGATTTAGGATAGGCGATTTTGTATACATTACGGATGCCAATTGGATTTCGGAGGAAGAGAAGCAGAAGATAAAGGGGTGTAAAGTTTTGGTTTTGAATGCATTAAGGCATGAGTCACATGTTTCACATTTTACCTTTCAAGAGGCCAAAGATTTGGTAGCAGAGTTAAAACCGGAGCGTGCATACTTTACGCACATAAGTCATCAATTGGGTCTTCAGGAGGAGATAGAGCAAGGATTAAGTGCGGACATTCGCTTGGCCTATGATGGTTTAAGCATAGAAATTTAA
- a CDS encoding EVE domain-containing protein, whose protein sequence is MKYWLVKSEPFVYSWSRFLKEGKVVWDGVRNYQARNNLREMRQGEWVLFYHSNEGLAVVGIAQVNKEHFQDPTSDNPNWLAVELIPYKSLELPVELSVIKAEPELANIALVRNGRLSVQELSKQEFDKLLELGNTLLN, encoded by the coding sequence ATGAAGTATTGGTTAGTAAAATCAGAGCCTTTTGTTTATTCTTGGAGTCGTTTTTTGAAGGAAGGTAAGGTTGTTTGGGACGGAGTTCGTAATTATCAGGCCAGAAATAACCTCAGGGAAATGCGTCAGGGCGAATGGGTATTGTTTTATCATAGCAATGAAGGTTTGGCCGTTGTGGGAATTGCACAAGTAAATAAAGAGCATTTTCAAGACCCGACCAGTGATAATCCGAATTGGTTGGCGGTAGAACTTATTCCTTACAAATCTTTGGAATTGCCGGTAGAATTGTCGGTGATAAAAGCTGAGCCTGAATTGGCAAATATTGCTTTGGTTAGAAATGGACGTTTAAGTGTGCAGGAACTGAGCAAGCAAGAATTTGATAAACTATTGGAACTGGGTAATACCCTGTTAAACTAA
- a CDS encoding TonB-dependent receptor — MKKYLTLALLLLSLVGWSQTPLGEIRGTLVDSTTKQPVPNAYVFVLTGSDSIANATDLDGDFIFKGLKSGIYQVKASCVGYQTRVIGGVQVIANQVKFLGKIPMNFGIELGGIVFSEDGGRKLLDPDEPSTMVIIASEIIKSPNQRELMKLVGSVVPGVLTSDNGKEIHFRGARDGAEAYYIDGVRVRSLEGYPSQAVGSIKVYTGGVPAQYGDLTGGVVAIETKSYFDLYNAWLASHPE, encoded by the coding sequence ATGAAAAAATACCTCACTTTAGCTTTGTTGTTATTATCTCTAGTTGGATGGTCTCAGACTCCATTAGGTGAAATTCGCGGTACCTTGGTAGATTCAACAACCAAACAACCGGTTCCGAATGCCTATGTATTTGTTCTTACCGGATCGGATTCTATTGCCAACGCCACCGACCTGGATGGGGACTTTATATTTAAAGGATTGAAATCGGGAATTTACCAGGTGAAGGCAAGTTGTGTTGGATATCAAACCCGTGTTATTGGAGGTGTTCAGGTAATAGCCAATCAGGTTAAGTTTTTGGGTAAAATTCCGATGAATTTTGGCATAGAATTAGGTGGGATTGTATTTTCCGAGGATGGTGGCAGAAAGTTATTAGATCCGGATGAGCCAAGTACTATGGTTATTATTGCCAGTGAAATTATTAAGAGTCCGAATCAACGTGAATTAATGAAATTAGTAGGTTCCGTTGTGCCTGGAGTCTTGACTAGTGATAATGGAAAGGAGATTCATTTTAGGGGGGCACGAGATGGGGCTGAAGCTTACTATATAGATGGTGTTAGGGTTCGAAGTTTAGAAGGGTATCCTAGTCAGGCTGTAGGTTCCATTAAGGTATATACCGGAGGTGTTCCTGCACAATACGGCGATTTGACCGGAGGGGTTGTCGCTATTGAGACCAAAAGTTATTTTGATCTTTATAATGCTTGGTTAGCAAGTCATCCGGAGTAA
- a CDS encoding phosphoribosylformylglycinamidine cyclo-ligase, which translates to MSDLKYTQRGVSAAKEDVHNAIKGLDKGLFPKAFCKIIPDYLGGDPEYCNIMHADGAGTKSSLAYMYWKETGDLSVWKGIAQDAVVMNTDDLLCVGVTDSILLSSTIGRNKGLIPGEVIKAIIEGTEEVLQMLRENGIDIQLTGGETADVGDLVKTVIVDSTVTARIERSKIIDNSRIEAGDVIVGFSSFGKANYEKEYNGGMGSNGLTSARHDVFARKYASLFPESFDNSLDETVVYVGGKNLTDKIDVDYGGQRFQVDAGKLVLSPTRTYLPLAKLMFGNWRNHIHGMVHCSGGAQTKILHFVENLHIVKDNLFSIPPLFQLIQSQSQTEWKEMYKVFNMGHRLEVYVKPEIAQELIDLGRSLNIESQIVGYCEPSMSKKLTLKSEYGQFEYF; encoded by the coding sequence ATGAGTGATCTAAAATATACCCAAAGAGGAGTTTCGGCCGCCAAAGAGGATGTACATAATGCCATTAAGGGTTTAGATAAAGGTTTATTTCCCAAGGCGTTTTGTAAGATTATTCCTGATTATTTAGGTGGCGATCCTGAGTATTGTAATATCATGCATGCTGATGGAGCCGGTACAAAATCTTCCTTAGCCTATATGTATTGGAAGGAAACCGGTGATTTGTCTGTATGGAAAGGAATTGCCCAAGATGCTGTTGTAATGAATACAGATGATTTGCTCTGTGTTGGTGTAACAGACTCTATCTTATTGTCCTCCACCATTGGAAGGAACAAAGGATTAATTCCAGGAGAGGTAATAAAAGCGATTATAGAAGGAACAGAGGAGGTTTTGCAGATGCTTAGGGAGAATGGTATTGATATTCAATTAACAGGAGGGGAAACTGCAGATGTTGGTGATTTGGTAAAAACTGTGATTGTGGATAGTACTGTTACAGCCAGAATCGAACGTTCTAAAATAATTGATAATTCCAGGATTGAAGCAGGCGATGTGATAGTTGGATTTTCTTCCTTTGGTAAGGCTAATTATGAAAAGGAGTACAATGGAGGAATGGGAAGTAATGGTTTGACCAGTGCCAGGCATGATGTTTTTGCACGGAAGTATGCTAGTTTATTTCCGGAATCCTTTGATAATTCTTTGGATGAAACAGTAGTTTATGTTGGGGGAAAGAATTTAACAGATAAAATTGACGTTGATTATGGAGGTCAACGTTTTCAGGTGGATGCCGGAAAGTTGGTTTTATCTCCTACCCGGACCTATTTACCATTGGCCAAATTAATGTTTGGGAATTGGCGAAATCATATTCATGGTATGGTTCATTGCAGTGGTGGGGCTCAAACAAAAATCCTTCATTTCGTTGAAAACTTGCATATTGTTAAGGATAATTTATTTTCAATACCTCCTTTGTTTCAATTGATTCAATCTCAATCTCAAACAGAATGGAAAGAGATGTATAAGGTATTCAATATGGGGCATAGGTTAGAAGTTTATGTTAAACCTGAAATTGCTCAGGAATTGATTGATTTAGGAAGGTCCTTAAATATTGAAAGCCAAATTGTAGGGTATTGTGAACCTTCAATGTCCAAAAAATTGACATTGAAATCGGAATACGGGCAATTTGAGTATTTTTAA
- the tuf gene encoding elongation factor Tu has product MAKEKFERTKPHVNIGTIGHVDHGKTTLTAAITTVLANRGLAELRSFDSIDNAPEEKERGITINTAHVEYQTEKRHYAHVDCPGHADYVKNMVTGAAQMDGAILVVAATDGPMPQTREHILLARQVGVPKIVVFMNKVDMVDDPEILELVEMEIRDLLSFYGFDGDATPVIKGSALGGLNNDAKWVEKIMELMNAVDEYIPLPPRQIDLPFLMPIEDVFSITGRGTVATGRIERGIITVGEEVEIVGMQVERMKSTVTGVEMFRKLLDKGEAGDNVGLLLRGIDKNNIRRGMVMAKPGSITPHTKFKAEIYVLKKEEGGRHTPFHNRYRPQFYFRTTDVTGEILLPEGREMVMPGDNVTINVELIVPVAMDKGLRFAIREGGRTVGAGQVTEIVA; this is encoded by the coding sequence ATGGCAAAAGAAAAATTCGAGAGGACCAAACCTCACGTAAACATTGGTACCATTGGACACGTTGACCATGGTAAAACCACTCTTACTGCTGCTATCACTACAGTATTGGCTAACAGAGGTCTAGCTGAACTTCGTAGTTTCGATTCTATCGATAACGCTCCTGAGGAAAAAGAGCGTGGTATCACCATTAACACTGCACACGTAGAATATCAAACTGAAAAACGTCACTATGCACACGTTGACTGTCCAGGTCACGCTGACTATGTTAAAAACATGGTTACCGGTGCTGCACAAATGGACGGAGCTATTCTAGTTGTTGCTGCAACTGATGGACCTATGCCTCAAACTCGTGAGCACATTCTTTTGGCGCGTCAGGTAGGTGTTCCAAAGATTGTTGTATTCATGAATAAAGTTGACATGGTAGACGATCCGGAGATTCTTGAATTAGTTGAGATGGAAATCCGTGATCTGTTATCATTCTACGGATTTGACGGAGATGCTACTCCAGTTATCAAAGGTTCTGCCTTAGGTGGTTTGAATAATGATGCTAAATGGGTTGAGAAAATCATGGAGTTGATGAATGCTGTTGATGAATACATTCCACTTCCTCCACGTCAAATTGACCTTCCATTCTTGATGCCGATTGAAGACGTATTCTCTATTACTGGTCGTGGTACAGTTGCTACTGGTCGTATTGAGCGTGGTATTATCACAGTAGGTGAGGAGGTTGAGATTGTTGGTATGCAAGTTGAGCGTATGAAATCAACTGTTACCGGAGTTGAAATGTTCCGTAAATTGTTGGATAAAGGTGAAGCTGGAGATAACGTAGGTTTACTATTGCGTGGTATTGATAAAAACAATATTCGTCGTGGTATGGTTATGGCTAAACCAGGTTCTATCACTCCACATACCAAATTCAAAGCTGAGATTTACGTTTTGAAAAAAGAAGAAGGTGGACGTCACACTCCATTCCATAACAGATACCGTCCTCAATTCTATTTCCGTACAACTGACGTAACTGGAGAGATTTTGTTACCAGAAGGACGTGAAATGGTAATGCCTGGGGATAACGTTACTATCAATGTTGAACTTATCGTTCCAGTAGCTATGGATAAAGGTCTACGTTTCGCGATTCGTGAAGGTGGACGTACCGTAGGTGCAGGTCAGGTAACTGAGATTGTAGCTTAA
- a CDS encoding OmpA family protein: MRKLFTLLTLIMCVSLGSYAQKDLTKEAFDIFDAQEYTNAIAALKKAYGKEKDKAKKAEIIFKVAESYRLTNNWKQAEVWYRKAIKVKFADPIAYYRLGESLKVMEKYQDAAVEFENYKSKNPSDPRGANGVESCNLSQKWKDNPTRYVVENVAQINGKNNDFCPSFSKKNYKELYFTSAREDASGKEVDGWTGASFTDLFVAKVDKKGKWSSPAALAAPVNSVFNEGACALTPKGNAIYFTRCGVEKKKAMGCDLYRSEINGQAFTDPVIIPLGTPDSVLVTSGHPSVNEDETKLFFASDLAGGQGGKDIWVMTWDKEKKRWGAPVNLGPTINTPGDEMYPFIHADGTLYFASNGHIGMGGLDIFKATPTGDKFANVTNMRYPINSAGDDFAIVFEEKLEKGYFTSNRDGGKGGDDIYSFILPSLVFSLSGTVRDSKTKAVIADATVTLVGTDGTSLETKTDGKGFYKFDLSPATSYVITAGKIGKYLNKTGKSTTVGLETDKALVHDFELDPTDIIIQLPNIYYDLASWTLRPESKVSLDGLIETLNNNPTVVIELGSHTDTRGTDEANLTLSQKRAQSVVDYLIENGIDAERLVAKGYGESVPRVIDAASSFFQKGDRITDDYIAKLKTDPEKEEAHQMNRRTEFRVLRSDYVPKPKAGN; encoded by the coding sequence ATGAGAAAACTATTTACCCTTTTAACCCTTATCATGTGTGTATCGTTGGGATCATATGCACAGAAAGATTTGACAAAAGAGGCTTTTGACATCTTTGATGCACAAGAGTACACCAACGCTATTGCAGCCCTGAAAAAGGCTTATGGTAAAGAGAAAGACAAAGCGAAAAAGGCAGAGATTATTTTTAAAGTAGCTGAATCTTATCGATTAACTAATAACTGGAAACAAGCGGAAGTTTGGTACAGAAAGGCCATTAAAGTAAAGTTTGCCGATCCGATAGCTTATTATCGTTTGGGAGAGAGTTTGAAAGTGATGGAGAAATACCAAGATGCTGCGGTTGAATTTGAGAATTACAAGTCAAAAAATCCATCGGATCCAAGAGGTGCTAATGGCGTGGAGTCATGTAATTTGTCTCAAAAATGGAAAGATAATCCTACTCGTTACGTAGTAGAGAACGTTGCTCAAATTAATGGAAAGAATAATGATTTCTGTCCAAGTTTCAGCAAGAAAAACTACAAAGAATTGTATTTTACTTCTGCCCGTGAAGATGCCTCAGGTAAAGAAGTTGACGGATGGACAGGTGCAAGTTTTACCGATTTATTTGTTGCCAAAGTGGATAAAAAAGGCAAATGGAGTTCTCCTGCTGCATTAGCTGCTCCTGTGAATTCGGTATTTAACGAAGGAGCTTGCGCTTTAACCCCAAAAGGTAATGCTATCTATTTTACCCGTTGTGGCGTTGAGAAGAAAAAAGCTATGGGTTGTGATTTGTATCGTTCAGAAATTAACGGGCAAGCTTTTACTGATCCTGTAATTATTCCATTAGGTACACCTGATTCAGTGCTTGTAACTTCCGGGCATCCTTCTGTTAATGAGGACGAGACAAAATTGTTTTTTGCTTCTGACTTAGCAGGTGGACAAGGTGGAAAGGATATTTGGGTAATGACTTGGGATAAAGAGAAAAAACGTTGGGGAGCTCCTGTGAATTTAGGCCCAACTATTAACACTCCCGGTGATGAGATGTATCCTTTCATTCACGCTGATGGAACCTTGTATTTTGCCTCCAATGGTCATATTGGAATGGGCGGTTTGGATATTTTCAAAGCAACTCCAACCGGTGATAAATTTGCTAACGTAACCAACATGCGTTATCCAATTAACTCTGCCGGTGATGATTTTGCGATTGTTTTTGAGGAAAAATTGGAGAAAGGTTATTTTACTTCTAACCGCGATGGTGGTAAAGGTGGCGATGATATTTATTCTTTCATTTTACCTTCACTTGTGTTTAGCCTTTCCGGTACAGTTCGTGATTCAAAAACCAAAGCAGTTATTGCTGATGCTACCGTAACATTGGTTGGTACAGATGGAACTTCATTGGAGACTAAAACCGATGGTAAAGGTTTCTACAAATTTGATCTTTCTCCAGCTACCTCTTATGTTATTACTGCAGGTAAAATTGGTAAATACTTAAATAAAACCGGTAAATCAACCACTGTAGGTTTGGAAACTGACAAGGCATTGGTTCATGATTTTGAATTAGATCCTACCGATATTATTATTCAACTTCCAAATATCTATTATGACTTAGCATCTTGGACTTTACGTCCGGAGTCTAAAGTTTCCTTAGATGGATTGATTGAGACTTTAAATAATAACCCAACGGTTGTAATTGAGCTAGGTTCTCACACAGATACCCGTGGTACAGATGAGGCAAACTTAACTTTATCTCAAAAACGTGCTCAATCGGTAGTTGATTATTTAATTGAAAACGGAATTGATGCAGAGCGTTTGGTGGCCAAAGGATATGGTGAATCTGTTCCAAGGGTTATTGATGCTGCCTCTAGTTTCTTCCAAAAAGGCGATCGCATTACCGATGATTACATTGCTAAATTGAAAACTGATCCTGAGAAAGAAGAAGCTCACCAAATGAACCGTCGTACCGAGTTCAGAGTACTTCGTTCAGATTATGTTCCAAAACCAAAAGCAGGTAATTAA
- a CDS encoding tetratricopeptide repeat protein, which translates to MKPTNLNKGFFTRKDYELHSQGKQLLDGKISDQGKEALEGLLEGEFSTQKLLELESVLWKPTFYDRYRTTIQFSTTLLLGILLGIGGILFFGDIKKEPLSRELPLNQSDESSAVPLVERTRDISTTISSKGIHTQMEGPIEKKEIEQEIQGEIKYSELPTKGIPMLVPVGRPNEVKLKVSTIQVPLFYVGQYKWVDYEKLYPEQYKEIELSGTEAIFENKFKVRVENGYTPIQRTSYRTKVGVAMYYLEKGKMEGALKEMKRLLTDRPDDVNLNFYSGILTYQKGDYESALEFFKNVKSAYPPLFEQEALWYEGLCLKELGRTESALKIFREVQLYDGFYSIDASKEINKLEGK; encoded by the coding sequence ATGAAGCCCACCAATTTGAACAAAGGATTTTTTACTCGAAAGGACTATGAATTACATAGCCAAGGCAAGCAATTGTTGGATGGTAAGATTTCTGATCAAGGAAAGGAAGCTTTGGAAGGCTTGTTGGAAGGAGAGTTTAGCACCCAAAAGTTATTGGAATTGGAATCGGTTCTTTGGAAACCCACTTTTTATGATCGATATAGGACGACTATTCAATTTTCAACAACCTTATTATTGGGGATATTATTAGGGATAGGAGGGATACTATTTTTCGGAGATATAAAGAAAGAACCTTTAAGTAGGGAATTACCATTAAACCAAAGCGATGAAAGTTCAGCGGTACCATTGGTAGAAAGGACTAGGGATATATCCACAACAATCTCATCTAAAGGTATTCATACACAGATGGAAGGCCCGATAGAAAAGAAAGAAATTGAACAGGAAATTCAAGGAGAAATTAAATATAGTGAATTGCCTACCAAGGGTATACCTATGCTTGTGCCTGTTGGCAGACCTAATGAAGTTAAATTAAAAGTTTCTACAATTCAAGTACCACTTTTTTATGTTGGCCAATATAAGTGGGTGGATTATGAAAAGTTATACCCGGAACAATACAAGGAGATAGAATTAAGCGGTACTGAAGCTATTTTCGAAAATAAGTTTAAGGTGAGAGTGGAGAATGGTTACACTCCAATCCAGAGAACCTCTTATAGAACCAAGGTTGGAGTTGCAATGTATTATTTGGAGAAGGGAAAAATGGAAGGAGCATTGAAAGAGATGAAACGCTTGTTAACTGATCGCCCGGACGATGTTAATTTAAATTTCTACTCCGGGATCTTAACTTATCAAAAAGGGGATTATGAATCTGCATTGGAATTTTTTAAGAATGTTAAATCCGCTTACCCTCCATTATTTGAGCAGGAAGCCTTATGGTATGAGGGTTTATGTTTAAAGGAGTTGGGAAGAACAGAATCAGCGCTTAAGATATTTAGGGAAGTGCAATTGTATGATGGATTTTATTCGATTGATGCAAGTAAGGAAATAAACAAATTAGAAGGTAAATAA
- a CDS encoding sigma-54 dependent transcriptional regulator, with protein MAKILVIDDERAIRNSLKDILGYENHIVEDAADGIAGLELIKEKRYDLVLCDIKMPGMDGMELLQKLEEIDPQPIVIMISGHGNIETAVEAIKKGAFDFIAKPLDLNRLLITLRNALDKEKLVRETKILKKKGGGRSTMIGESKELGAVREMIEKLAPTDARVLILGPNGSGKELVAREIHEKSLRSGGPFVEVNCAAIPSELIESELFGHEKGAFTSAIKQKKGNFEQAEGGTLFLDEIGDMSLSAQAKVLRALQENRIMRVGGEKEIMVNVRVIAATNKNLVEEIEQGRFREDLYHRLSVIVLKVPSLNDRKEDIPLLVDYFTQAICKDYGISPKKFDQEALQELSARNWSGNIRELRNIVERLMILGGTLISSDDIKKYV; from the coding sequence ATGGCAAAAATATTAGTAATAGATGACGAAAGAGCAATAAGGAATAGTTTGAAGGATATTTTAGGGTATGAGAATCATATAGTAGAGGATGCCGCAGATGGAATAGCAGGATTAGAATTAATTAAGGAAAAGAGGTATGATTTGGTTCTATGTGATATTAAGATGCCAGGAATGGATGGGATGGAGTTGCTTCAAAAATTGGAGGAAATAGATCCTCAGCCAATAGTTATAATGATTTCCGGACATGGGAACATTGAAACTGCGGTAGAGGCAATCAAGAAAGGAGCCTTTGATTTTATAGCTAAGCCCTTAGATTTAAACAGACTATTAATCACCTTAAGGAATGCTTTAGATAAGGAGAAATTAGTGAGGGAGACCAAGATATTAAAGAAGAAGGGCGGTGGTCGATCCACCATGATAGGAGAAAGCAAAGAGTTGGGAGCAGTAAGGGAAATGATAGAGAAATTAGCTCCAACAGATGCCCGTGTATTAATATTAGGACCGAATGGAAGTGGGAAAGAATTAGTTGCAAGGGAGATTCATGAAAAGAGTTTAAGATCAGGAGGACCATTTGTAGAGGTTAATTGTGCTGCTATTCCTTCTGAACTGATAGAAAGCGAGTTGTTTGGTCATGAGAAGGGTGCATTCACATCTGCCATTAAGCAGAAGAAGGGTAATTTTGAGCAGGCAGAGGGCGGAACATTATTTTTAGACGAGATCGGGGATATGTCATTATCTGCTCAGGCAAAGGTATTGAGGGCACTTCAGGAAAATAGAATAATGCGGGTGGGAGGAGAAAAGGAAATTATGGTAAATGTGAGAGTAATAGCGGCAACAAATAAGAACTTGGTGGAAGAAATTGAACAAGGTCGATTTCGAGAAGATTTATATCATCGCTTAAGTGTAATTGTATTAAAGGTACCATCCTTAAACGATCGAAAAGAAGATATACCATTGTTGGTAGATTATTTTACACAGGCCATTTGCAAAGATTATGGTATATCACCCAAAAAATTTGACCAGGAGGCATTACAAGAGTTGAGTGCTAGAAATTGGTCTGGGAATATCAGAGAATTAAGGAATATTGTAGAGCGACTAATGATATTAGGAGGGACATTGATATCATCTGATGACATAAAGAAATATGTGTAG
- a CDS encoding class I SAM-dependent RNA methyltransferase has translation MEQENMKIIIRTFAGLEGVLAAEVLRLGGRNIKELVRAVQCEGDMGFVYKANFSLRTAINILVPIYEFKARDEDQFYKKLKEFAWDEIQDVDQTFVINPVLGNKAVFNHSLYLAQKTKDALADFFMEKYKKRPSVDKNRPAIYYSIHADDEKFSLALDSSGEILFKRGYRESALEAPLNEVLGAGLVMLSGWSLPRPLYNPMCGSGTIGIEAALMAANVPPGFFREEFAFQKWKKYDEALFDLISEKALERIKDDYIKVWCSDHSKKAVSITKENIESAKVEDLVEIGLEDFFKSEPKLGPGTVIINPPYSQRMELEDEMEFYKEIGNTLKRNYAGCRAWVLTANLDAAKFIGLKPTWKYTVYNGSLECRFLGFELYDGSKKAAKKGA, from the coding sequence ATGGAACAAGAAAACATGAAAATAATTATCCGGACATTTGCCGGATTGGAAGGGGTTTTAGCTGCGGAGGTATTAAGGTTAGGAGGAAGAAATATTAAAGAATTGGTAAGAGCAGTTCAGTGTGAAGGTGATATGGGATTTGTTTACAAGGCTAATTTCAGTTTAAGGACAGCTATCAACATATTGGTTCCGATATATGAATTTAAGGCCAGGGATGAAGATCAGTTTTACAAAAAATTAAAGGAATTTGCATGGGATGAGATTCAGGATGTGGATCAAACTTTTGTAATAAACCCGGTTTTAGGAAACAAGGCTGTTTTTAATCATTCTTTGTATTTGGCCCAAAAGACCAAGGATGCATTGGCTGACTTTTTTATGGAAAAGTATAAAAAACGTCCATCGGTAGATAAGAACAGGCCAGCTATTTATTACAGTATCCATGCCGATGATGAGAAGTTTAGTTTGGCTTTGGATAGTAGTGGAGAAATACTTTTTAAAAGAGGATATCGTGAATCGGCATTAGAGGCACCGCTAAATGAGGTATTAGGAGCTGGATTGGTTATGTTAAGTGGGTGGTCATTGCCACGGCCCTTGTATAATCCGATGTGTGGTTCGGGAACCATTGGAATTGAGGCAGCACTGATGGCTGCAAATGTGCCACCTGGATTTTTCAGGGAAGAATTTGCCTTCCAAAAATGGAAGAAATATGATGAAGCCTTGTTCGATTTGATTTCGGAGAAGGCATTGGAGCGAATTAAAGATGATTATATTAAGGTTTGGTGCAGCGATCATTCAAAAAAGGCTGTTTCAATAACCAAAGAAAATATTGAAAGCGCCAAGGTAGAGGACTTAGTAGAGATTGGATTGGAGGATTTTTTCAAATCGGAGCCCAAGTTAGGTCCGGGAACTGTGATAATTAATCCACCGTATAGTCAACGAATGGAATTGGAGGATGAGATGGAATTTTACAAAGAAATAGGAAATACCTTAAAGCGGAATTATGCCGGTTGTAGAGCATGGGTATTAACTGCCAACTTAGATGCTGCTAAGTTTATCGGTTTAAAACCTACCTGGAAATATACGGTATATAATGGGTCGCTGGAATGTAGGTTTTTGGGATTTGAATTATATGATGGAAGCAAGAAAGCTGCCAAAAAGGGAGCGTAG
- the secE gene encoding preprotein translocase subunit SecE → MNKITEYIQESYSELMNKVSWPSWPELQESAIIVFSSSIIIAAFVFLMDFIVGVRPEGSVWSGLLGLIYSLF, encoded by the coding sequence ATGAACAAAATAACTGAATATATCCAAGAATCCTACAGCGAACTTATGAATAAAGTTAGCTGGCCTTCTTGGCCTGAGTTGCAAGAAAGTGCAATTATTGTATTTTCCTCTTCCATCATAATTGCTGCTTTCGTATTTCTAATGGATTTCATAGTAGGAGTTAGACCTGAAGGATCAGTTTGGTCTGGATTATTAGGTTTGATTTATAGTTTGTTCTAA
- a CDS encoding sigma-70 family RNA polymerase sigma factor: MFPFFLHIKKLSDEELFGRYLQTGNSRFAEELYTRYFHIVLGVAFKHLQDKEEAKDVVMEVFEKFMAESKVQVVQNFGGWIYITTKNACLNRIKSMERASRRLEEYSQNFAIDLEENELEEEQLTMLPEAIESLNEHQKNCIRLFFIERKSYKEIVEETGYSEMQVKSYIQNGKRNLKIFLETRINRAI; encoded by the coding sequence ATGTTCCCATTCTTTCTCCATATCAAAAAGTTAAGCGATGAAGAGCTGTTTGGAAGATACCTCCAAACAGGCAATAGTCGATTTGCTGAAGAATTGTATACGAGGTATTTTCATATTGTATTAGGTGTTGCTTTTAAACATTTACAGGACAAGGAAGAGGCAAAAGATGTTGTGATGGAAGTATTTGAAAAGTTTATGGCAGAGTCAAAGGTTCAGGTTGTGCAGAACTTTGGTGGATGGATATATATAACAACCAAGAATGCTTGCCTAAATAGGATAAAATCAATGGAGAGAGCATCAAGGAGGTTAGAAGAATATTCTCAAAATTTTGCAATTGATTTAGAAGAAAACGAACTGGAGGAAGAGCAACTAACCATGTTACCTGAAGCAATTGAATCATTAAATGAGCATCAGAAGAATTGCATCAGATTATTTTTTATTGAAAGAAAGTCGTATAAGGAAATTGTGGAAGAAACAGGATATTCTGAAATGCAGGTAAAAAGTTATATTCAAAATGGAAAACGCAATTTGAAGATTTTTCTAGAAACCAGAATCAACAGAGCCATTTAG